The window tgattttttccccccctctAAATTAGAAGTTTCCTTCTGAGCCGGGTCTGTCAATCAtgtaatatattttttagaattaAAACAAAAACACTGTGGGTTTAAACTTCACTGGTTTGTCTGTCTCAAGTTCTTATTTAGTCCAAGATTGTAACAACTGTTAATGTCTCTGATTTATGAAGCTCTCAATTTTAGAGCTACATGAGTTCAAAGACACAGCACCAGCCAGGTAAAACCAACCTCATTCCCTGGTTGTTAGACATAGCACCAGTATGAAAGTGGATGTGATGGTTAAATAGATATGACAGATCTATTAATCATGTATCCATGCAGGTGATGGTTGTCCAGAGGGGCCTCACCCTGGAGTGGTTAATGGTCAGGGATCACCATTCTGAAGCCACTGTTAGACTAGGCAGGAGAAACAGAAATCAGACTCGCCAAGTAAGAACATGCACGTTTTTGAAGAAAATGCTGTCAGGTCAAAGACAAGTTAGAATCTACTGTCGGTGACATACTAAAGATGTTCACAAAATGTATGTGAGGAAAGCTGATGCTTTCACAAGCCAAGACATTAACCTGTTAACACAAAGCATAATAATCTGTTCTATGCTCACACTGATATATTTAGATTGAAACAAGTTGGCATCAAGACACTCACCTCCATTCTGGTCACAGTCCCAAAATGAGGGAAACGCCAATgcatcctccccttcctctctgccTGAAGGTGATCAGACATGATTGGATGGGTGAAAGCACTATTGTTGGATCAGTGAAATCTCCAAGGAAGGATGCATTTAAGTACTTTGCTATTCATGTGGTCAACCACACTAAGTCATAACTTGCTAGGTGTTAAATGACTAAATACACTGGTTGATATACCACttactgaattttgctctgcccggagtaccccttCATGTGAATTTTACCAGTAGATCTATGGTGTCATGAGTATGGGAACCAGTGCACTAGAGAGATCAAGTATTTAGCAGAACCCAACGCTGACCTTCGCAAGAAGACCGCTTCACCCCTATCTGGTGCAAAGGCAGTTCCTGCCCTGAAAGGGTTTAGGAAAAACGGAACATTAAACACACAGTGATTGCTTGTAAAATTACTTTAAAATGTAGATATTTGAATATAGGTAGATCATGTTTGGTTGATTTTAAAGGGGATAGCAATAACAGTCAGGTCTCAGCTCACTAGCTAGGTCAACGGAGAACCGGTTATACATGCAATAACAAGACAAATCAAAACCTTGAGTTTAGTTTATATCCAAATTAGTTGGCCCATAACTATACCGAATGAGTCTTCCTTTCGACAACACTAAAAGTTGATTTAAATAAAATGGCTAATTGTCATTATTGCACATGAGCAAAAGATTATAGAACTGTGTTCCTTGGACACTTTAAAACATTCAGAGAACTGGTGAGGTACAAGAATAAAGAGATGTTTTTCCATGACAAAAAAAAAGAACACAGAGCTGAGGGTAGAACAACATTGTCCTATAATGTACAGTAAAAATGGCTGCATAAGTGCCTTTTAAGCTCTCAAGGAGAAAAATATTTCAGAAAGGTATTTATTGTTGAGGCATCATTTCGTTAAGTTAACCTGTGCTCTCAGGTCCAACCGTTTGTGAAAAGAGTATGAGAACAAATCCTTCAGAAAACTTTATACTCCTTTCGGATTTCGGTTGTTTAAAAGATCACTGCTACATTAAAACCACACGTACGTATGAGCAACATCAGAAAAGGCTTTGAAGACAATTCTCTACACTGTTCTGCCTATTGGTTGCTTTTACACGTCCCCGCCTCATTATTGGTGCTGATTGGCAGTGTCCAGGTCCAATAACATGGCAGCGTGATTCATTAAAACACTGTAGGTTGCAGTGAGGTTATTTGGGAGGGGGTGGTCTCCCTGGAAATGGCACAGTCTGTCACACCAGTCTGGGGTTTAGGACTGTCTGCCCCTCAGACAGGCCCATTGACTGCTGGCATCTCTGGGCACTGGGGTGGATCCTctctggagggggaggaggggagaagaggaaagTGAGGAAGATTGGGAGAGAGAAGATGGTGATAACATAATCCTACATTGCAGACCACCTCTCCTTCTCTGGCAGGCTAGAGTTCACAGTAAATACTTCTACAGGCTCACAACGCTGGCAACTAGCAATGCTATTGTTCAACGTCCAGATGTGTGGCTTGGCTCTGGCTGTTTGGAAAAGGAAACCGGGTTGCTAGAATATTTTTAGCCCTGATCTGCCTGGATTCTCTACGTGCAAGCATGCATTATTTGTACACACACGAGCTGGCACCTActtgttgtctgtctgaggggtGGGGGCCGAGGCTGGCGGTGTGTCTGCTGCAAGCTGTGCCTTTGGGGGGGACTTGGGTGCATCAGTGAGGGACAGTTTTTCCAGAGGGATGGGGTTCTCACTGTAGCACAGagagaaaaagtttttttttttgcttGTTAGTCAGTCATcaacagaagtgtgtgtgtgtagaaaatAAACATGTGAAGAGTGTTTTGAGTTGAACTGGTAAACTGTATTTTGGTAGTTTAACCACTTGAACTCATATTTAAAATGCTAGTGATTCTTCCTCTTCAGTAAAGCACATTCATAGTTCATGGGAAGCTCCCTGGATTTCCAAACTCTGAATCCAGTAATTTCAGTTCCAAGTCCAGTGTATAATTACTTCAATGTGGTAGTTATGTTTCAAATATAGATGTTTATTTACATGGGTACTAAGGCTTGAGTGGACTTCTACAGAAAATGATTTAGCATTGACTGTGTGCGAGTATGACGAGTCTAACTCATGTTAAACCAACCTTTTGACTTCTGCTTTCTTGTTGGCGCCCGAGCTGGTGGTTTCCGTTGCGGCGGCGGCAGTCTTGTCGTCCTCCTCGCTGTCGGAGCCCCCGGAGGAGCTACTATCTGAGGCTACGAGGGGAGCCTTCCTACCTTCACCCACCGGCCACTCACCACCGGGAGAGGGGCTCGCACCTGGACACACAATCACTTTGGCTTGTGGGTTAAGTAATGAAAGCCTTGTAAAACGTTTTATTGTTCTCAAATGCAATAATGAAAGTCTCCACAAGGGAGAGCTAAGCCAAATGTCAGGTGGCTGAAACATCCCATCATCCCACACTCACCACTCTTGTCCGGACCCGGTTTGACTTGTTTGTCTGTGTCACTGCTGCCTACGGGAGAGCTGCATCTGGGGCCAGCCTCTGGGCTGCAGGGAGAGGAGGTAAGCTTCAGGTACAGAGAACTGACAACACGCCACTCGGTATGTAACACAATGAAGTAAACAGGGTCTTATGTTGGTGATCTAAAAAGGTCTTACTAAAAACATTTTGATAAATTGACAAGTTACAATATCCCAGACACTAACATCAAATGTATATAAAATTGTACGGAGAGTGTTTGGTTCCCACCTGCTGAAAGGTTGGAACTCCGTGAAGTTGGCCCAACCTGCCTCCTGTttgtctcctccactcctccctgggGAATCCCAGCCTGCAGGACCCGGAGAGGACGAGTTACCTCCAGCTTCCCCGAAACTCGCTGTCCAGCTTGGACCTTCACATGATAACATGGTAAGAGGAAAAAGTGTACAATAATGGTTTTCACAAAGTGGAAACCATTCATGATGACTGTCTAATTGATTGAGTAAATATGGGTAATAAGCATAGTTTACAAATAGCTGATTGACTGCCGGGCGTACTGGGAGTGTTGTCCTTGCTCTCCTCCAGGCTGCATGGATCTGAGGCGCTCTGTCTGGAGTCGTTTTCCTCGTCTGAGCCCGACCCGCGGTCCCGCTCCCGACCCCCGTTCTCCAGACTGCTCCTGGAGCTGCTCTCTGAGGTGTGGGACACCccaaacctgacacacacacacggagagaggTTTGATgagaaaaataaagagaaatCGAGGGAGAGAGCTGCACATTGGCATAGCATCCCCTACTTTGTTTTTGGATCTTGAATTTTTACCAACCTTGTTCTGGATTTGACTTGTGTTGCATAGttaatctccttctcctcccaaatgtcctcctcctcttcagcaTCGTCAAACTGACGTATCCTCTCTTTACAGCAGGCCTCAAAGGCAGTAGCGTTGGCCTGCATTCAATACAGGGAGAGGGAAACGCATGTAAACATTTAACTTTCACTACACACACAATGAAGCTGGTAGACATTACAGAACAATACAACAACTTACACTATTATCATCAGCATCTAGATTGAAGTTTATTTCTGCAATCCGGTCAAATGTGGCACTTAGGAAAGGAAGGAAACAAAATAGCGTTTAATGCAAACAGCAGCTGTTAGCCCCCCCAGAGGTCTTTGTCATAGCTGATTTCTGGTTATTGGACAAGGAATAGTGGAACGGATGACTAAACTCACTTGATGTTTTCATCATGCTCACTGAACTCCTCATCGTTGAACCCAAACTGATCCACAAAGTTGGCAGTCATCTGCTGGATCTGATAGTCTGAGAAAGCCTGGGGGGGGGAAACATGAAGTAATGATCTTTCCTCATGGGCAGACAAATGTGTCGTCATGGTGCTGTGGCTTCCTACCTGTTGGAGTGACAGATCGTTGGGGAAGGGACTCTCCATATCATCATCTTCACTGGAGGAGTGCAGGTTATGGGTGCTCACCTGGgacacacaggacagacagagaatTAGAGTGAGGAAATGACAGACAGAATGTGTAGAAGGGAATGCTTGTGTGATTGAGCAAGAAAAAAAAGGGTGTCTATGTGtgttggagagagacagagatggtgactGAATGGTTGATACCAGTTCCACTGTGTTTCTCCTGTTGGTCTCTCTCAGGGTCTCATCCACAAAGCTCTCCCAGCGTCCTCTGCAGTCCTCTGGCAACTCTGCAATATCACAGTCCAGTTCTAACTGAGCACTCACCCAGGCACAGTAACCGGCAGTGGAACATTCTTTGCTATTCTTTTATGAATACAGAAGTGGTAATCTGGCAGCTCATGAAAACACACATACCTTTGATGAGGTCACTGATCTGGGACTGGACTGGTCCTTTCTCTAGGTTCTGTACCACCATGTTGGCCATCCTGGTCAGGTGACCCATGTTACCTCTCCTAGCGCCGCCCTCCGCCCTGAGAGACAAAACCACACACCGGTTAATGACATCTAACAGACACTACTATCATTGTAGTGAAACAATACTGGACAATACTAAAAGCAGTTGTTCCCCAGATTTGAGTGTCTGACATGTCTTACTGTATTTGATCGTTCTCCTCCCAGGCGTCCAGGATCCTCTGTACCAACCGACACTTCTGGAAGAGCTGGGGAGGAAGTagaagaataaataaataaattcagaGACAACATAAAAACAGAATAATAATTTATAACGCTCTCAGACCAAccggctccgagacagcttctacccccaagccataagactgctaaatagtcaattaatggtacccaaactatctgcactCACTagacccctcaaactcaactctggacctagaagccagttccactgaGTTTTTTTTCATTGTTTCCCTCTAAGTGGGAACTGATTGGGTGCAATTAataatcaggtagaacagaaaacgagcaggctctggacctcgtaTGGTGGGAGTTGAACACCCctgcactagactatatatatatatatatatacacacacttcaATGACATTCACACCTTTTCACACattatatgctgctgctactctgttctttattggACTCATCTAtcttgatgcctagtcactttaccctgccttcatgtacatagcCCTTCCCTACGATGTAAAATcaatcaatgtgcagaggtagaGGCTCATAAGAAAATTAAATGTTATGTTTTATACTAGGCTATTACTGCACATAGACAGATAAACGCAGAGCTACCAAGCCACCTACATGTGCCACCAGGGTGTTGTGAAGGGTGGTCTCCTCCACCGGGTCGCTGGCCTTGGCTGGCTCCCCAGCCTCACTTCCTGCCTCCCCCTGGTTCTCTGGGCCTGCTGGGTGCTTCTCTTCCTCGTGGTTCTGGAGGCCCGGGATGGGCCGCTCCTCTGGGACAGAGTGGTTCAGGATGGACGCCACACACAGCTCCACTTGGAAGTGCAAGAAGTTATTCCATGAGTACTTGAAGAACAGGTCCTGTGGAGAGCAAAGAGCGAGAGAACCGTGGTGACCGATGGTAGGTGACAGAACAAGAAAGAGCAAGAATGTGAGTGTGAACGACAGAAAGGAGAGGAAGTGAATAAAAGAAAAGTGCCAGAGCGTGAACAAATGAATGAATGCGAAAGAGTAAGAGAATGGCAAGTTGATGAAATCCGGCGGTGCAGACACACCAGTAACTGGTCCATTGTGGTGAGCTTGCAGAGCTCCTGACAGACACTGGGGACGCTGGTCTGCAGCAGGGCGGCCACTAGCCTGGCCACGTGAAGGCGGGCGTTCCCCAGCGGCTCCTCCAGAAGGCCAACGGTCGTCAGTATTGCActtttctacacacacacaccatgttcaATTAAATTACTGAACAGTCCAATGTATACAGGAAGAACTGTGTTGAACAAGTTGATTCAATTGTGTGTTAATGGTTGGAGCCGAGGTAAACACCCTGAACAGTTTATTTATAAAAGTATGGTTGGAATTCTACTGCAGTCTGTTGGCCTCCAACATAATCAAATAAGAACATTttaacaaaaagtattatttgtaTGTTTCATGACTGAGTCTTTCTTTCTTAGTACCCACTGACCACTGTAAATTGATCAGCCATTCGGCCTTACTGTATATCCTTACCTTGGGGGGATTCAGGAGAAGCTGCTGGAAGTCCTTTAGATGGGGCTCAATGGCATGTAGAATACTGCTGTTGACAGTGTAAGACCTTTCATATCCCTGAGAATAGAGATCCATCAGCCCCTCCAACctgggacagaaagagagaacgagggagggatAAGGAAAAAGATGTTCACATGCTAAAATAGCTGGAGAGATGgtccctgtccagaaacaacctctaGCCCCTACCCCTGCCTTAAGCATTtgggagatctgagaggattagTAAGGTGTAAGCAATGTGGTGATAAATCCAGACAGCCTATCAGAAGGCAAGGTGGATGTATTACCATATTGCTTAAATCTATCATATCTTTTTTAGATCTCCACAAGTGGCGagaggttgtttctggacaaGGCAATGGAAAGAgatatgagggagggagagagaacagttgTTCCACTCACCCGGACCTTCTGGTCTCCAGTAAGGTAAGTAGCACTTGAGTTCCGTTAACAATGGAGGcctcactcctctccccctcaaACATAGTCTTCAGGAGCCCGGCTACGCTCTCCTGCGACTCTAGTACAGCCAATAAGGGGTCGGCCTCGGCGTTCTCCTGCATCTGATTGGCCTGGTCTCGACTAAGGCGGATGATGTCACAAAGCGTCTGGGACGCATTTGATTGTCTCtggaataaataaattaaaaaggaTTCATACTTCTGACCAGATAGTTAATATCAACTGCCGTGCCTTGTCCAGGAGAATACTGCAATATCAGTCTAAGGTCTATGACTCACTTCCTCGTCTTTGCCTGTGTGGATGAGCTCTGTGAGTCTCTGAATAAGCTTCTCTTCGCTCAGCCACTGAGATAAGGAAAGAAAAATGATGACAGTGAATGAATGAGAGAAATACAAGACGTCCAGGTCAATAAGAAATTATATTTTATAATTGAACAACATTTATGAGAACAGGAACCGCTGGCAGATAGTGGCAGCTTACATTGAGGACCTCCTGTCTCAAGGGGGCAGGCTCCACACAGCTGATGAGGCGAAGCAGCAGGTCCATCATGGCAGAGGCGTCGATGTGTTTCAGCACCAGGCCGATGAAGCCATCCTTTTTCCTCAGGAAGGAGATTACCTGGTGCAAGAGAGACATTTGGTGAGCTCCAGGTAGGTCCTTACACTTTCTTTATCCGCCTTTATAACTTCTTGGGCATTGAGGTTACCTGTTCTGTTTTCCTGGCGATGAGGTTGCCGATGGTCTTGCTGAAGAAGCTGGCTAGTAGAGGGTTGAGGGGTGGGTCCTGCTCCAGGAAGTGGTAGAGAGTCTCCAGGAGTGACTCGTCCCCGCCCAACTTGTCGTTGATGAGGGACACATCTGATGTCAAGAGCTCACAGGCGATGTTAGGGAACCTGTAGCGGGGGGACAACAGGATGAGAGGGGAAGAAACAGTCTAAGGAAAGGCTGTGTGGGAGGGAGGTGTACAGTCTGTATTAATTCTTGAAATATAACTTTTACGATGTTTGGAAATATTCTGACAACGCTCATCTCGTCAATTCTGAATTCATGTTTATTGGACGGAGTATACTGAAGACCACGTTGTGTATGCTATGCTAACAGACCCAATCAAGACCAGGGCCCAGTTTCCCAAAAGTATCTTGTGGCTAAGTTCTTTGTTAGAACCATAGGATCCTATCCTAACTCAGCCTTGAGATGCTTTTGTGAAACAGGGCCTATTTGGTGTTCTTTGTGTCTTGTAAGCTACTTTAGAGGGCTAGATGTTGTCCACAAGAGGGCATGCATacaattaggaattagaatagtaATGTAATAGGATCTCTGATCTCTGGGCATGTTTCAAACCCAACGCCACCTGTTGTACTCGTCACATTAGAAGGATCAACCTAAAAACATTAACTAATTTAGAGGCATCTATCATGGCACTGGTAGTTCTGTTCCCTGTTCATGACATTAAGAGTTTAAAACATCATAGTGTTTCTGCACTGTCAATTATCAGTCTTCAACCTTAAAGCCTTCATAAACGGATCTGGGCTCCCACTAAAtctgggattcaatccaatcACAAGTTATAGGCATTGtggcttttaaaggcaatgttcccgctttTGCAGAGATCCCATTCACAGTAAAAGCTGcacaagaaaaaaaaatatatttaacctttatttaactgggcaagtcagttgagaacaaattcttatttacaatgacggcctactccgaccaaacctggacgacgctggtccaattgtgcgtcgccctatgggactcccaatcatagcCGGATATGATGCCGCCTGCATTCGAACCAGAGACTGCCTCTTGCAATAATTGAATATGTCTGCTCAATCGAAATTGCCTTTAAAAGCCGCAATGCCTATTATATAACCCGTAATGGGATTGAATCCCAACTTATATATTTGACATATAGGAGACAGTGGGTGAGAGGTAACAAACTGGCCTCACGTCTAAACTTGTGTGTTCAAATCTAGCAGGCTGTGTTTTTGTTTAAACAATTCTCAACAAATATTTGAAGATAACTGTGTATTTTTGGGGGAGTATGAGGTAAGACCATTGGGTCAAAGGTTTGAATCTAGCTGCATGTGCTTGTTTGTTCTACTCAACCTCAACTGTGTGAAGAGAACATGTATAGTGAAGTACTCAGTGGCTCTGGAGTAATAACCTTGCCTCAAACTGATGGTTGTGGGTTCAAAGCTaactgtttgtgtttgtttgtgcttTCACAATTCTCAATATCAATCATATGCAGAAGCATGTATGAACTGTGAAGGTGTTGTGGCTCTGGGGTAAGAACCTTTCCTCCCACACTGACGGTTATGGGTTCAAATCTAACTGGTTGTGCCTTCTCAAAGTCAAACGTGTTTTCAGTGTGAAGGAGTTGTGGCTCTGGGGTAAGAACCTTTCCTCCCACACTGACGGTTATGGGTTCAAATCTCTACTGGTTTTATTCATGTTCTTGTGAAGTGGCTGCCACAAATGGTTGGAGGGTAGTGGTGTTGGAAGGGAGTGATGGCCAGATGGGATAAACCCCCCTCTACCCCCACCTTCGTAACACTGAACAGCAGTGATTATTTCCCCAAAAAGTAGGCACTGCAGGCCTTAATTCTGgaatcagttttggaatactgactgttCAAACGTTAGCAGTGACCAAATGGGGTGTGTGTGCTCAGACAGCAGTCATTAGCTCACTAGTTAGTAACGATGGGTGTGTGTGCTCAGACAGCAGTCATTAGCTCACTAGTTAGTAACGATGGGTGTGTGTGCTCAGACAGCAGTCATTAGCTCACTAGTTAGTAACGATGGGTGTGTGCGCAGTGGTGTAGATTGATTGGTGATGGTGCTCGTGCGTCCTATCACTCaaagttatgtagcaagctaaggtgacCACAATGTCGGCCACGGACGTgtcccagttgctttgaatgttagAAATCTTAAAATAACAATTTTAAAGCCTCAAAAGGATAACATGATACAACTTCCAAAATGAGTCCTTTGTAGCAAGCCACAGCACTCAGCtagctttctagcacattcactcatttctaaacaattaacaagctagttagtTTTGACAAGAACAGGTGGTAGctgagtagctagcaagcaacaagatatgccaaataacagtaaaaaccacttgagggtaaataaatcagatttgactgTTCAGACAAGTTGCATGGCCATGAATCGGATTTGTAGCCGATTTCAAACCACCTTCGAATGTTTGGTTTGAAATGGTTTGGCTTGAAATATCTGATTCCACGTGATTTTTGGCCATTCACACTGCAAGAGAAAAAGAACAGATTCGAAAcggatatgcaaaaaaaacaaGGCTTTAGTTTTTATAGGCAAAAATCTGTATTTCAATATCAAGTGGCCATGGTGCTCCAGCACCTTTTACCTCTAATCATCACAGCTGCCATTCAACCAACTCTGCAGATGACAACTCCGCAGACATAACTGGATTTGAACTCTCAACCTCTCGGTGACAAGGCAAAGACCCCACAGCCACAAGCTCTTTCACTCTAGACAGGGATCTCGGTGTGTTAGACATTGAAAATCACAGGAAAACAAAGAATGTAATAGAGTGTATGCATGCTGGTCTTAGGTTGAAACTTGGCAGTTGGTACTTATCCACTGAGCATAGAACCCAGGCCATGTCAGAGCATGTTACGGACAAGCCCCTTTCATTTTGCACAACTGGTCTTTAGAGGAAAGGTCAGTCCGTAAAAGCTTAAGCATAGGGTGTACTTGAATATTTATTTCATTAAAAGTATATTTTGTTAAGCACAAATTCTCTTCCAATAATGACATAGTATACACTTGTGTTGGAGCAGCCACATTCAGCCCATCCCCCTTCCCCCTCGGGCGACCCTTTCTCACTTAAAGCGGCTCTTCTCCTCCAGGTCAGCAGGGGGCTCTGTGGTGATGAGGTTGACCAGCTCTGTCATGCAGTGGTCCTGGGAGAGGAAGAGCAGCAGCCGGCGGTTCTGGGCCTTGCACTCCTGCAGGACATCATCCTCCTCCATGAGCTCCCGCAACGTCACGTCCTCCCGGTCCAGCAGCTGGTCGATGTGGGACGTGGTGTGCAGGTCAAACTTCCAGAACATGGTGGCTGCTTGGACAGGGGACACAGCcctagaaggaaggagagagtcagagagagagggatgcaaTGATGGCATGGCGCCCTAGTAGCAGCCTAAGCAGAGAGCTCCTTTAAATATAGGTTTTCATTTTATTATAATTATCAGCCGTTTCGTTTTTTAACATCGAGTTTTGCTGCATATTTCTGGTGGTTATGTAGCCCTCTACAAGATCATCACCAGACACTTCATCTCCCTGACTACCTTCTTCTGAGCAAGCCATTAACTGTCCCTCTCCATTTTTAAAGGATGCATGCACTCAGACTTGGcctctattggttgacctagccaactaaagctaggctactcatgatgatgtattggttgacctagccaactatagctaggctactcatggtgatgtattggttgacatAGCTAGGCTAcacatgatgatgtattggttgacctagctacTCAtggtgatgtattggttgatctagccaactatagctaggctactcatgatgatgtattagttgacctagccaactatagctaggctactcatggtgatgtattggttgacctagccaactatagctaggctactcatggtgatgtattggttgacctagccaactatagctaggctactcatggtgATGTATTAGTTGACCTAGCTACTCAtggtgatgtattggttgacctagccaactatagctaggctactcatgatgtattggttgacctagccaactatagctaggctactcatgatgatgtattggttgacctagccaactatagctaggctactcatggtgATGTATTAGTTGACCTAGCTACTCAtggtgatgtattggttgacctagccaactatagctaggctactcatgatgatgtattggttgacctagccaactaaagctaggctactcatgatgatgtattggttgacctagccaactatagctaggctactcatggtgatgtattggttgacatAGCTAGGCTAcacatgatgatgtattggttgacctagctacTCAtggtgatgtattggttgatctagccaactatagctaggctactcatgatgatgtattggttgacctagccaactatagctaggctactcatggtgatgtattggttgacctagccaactatagctaggctactcatggtgatgtattggttgacctagccaactatagctaggctactcatggtgATGTATTAGTTGACCTAGCTACTCAtggtgatgtattggttgacctagccaactatagctaggctactcatgatgtattggttgacctagccaactatagctaggctactcatgatgatgtattggttgacctagccaactatagctaggctactcatggtgATGTATTAGTTGACCTAGCTACTCAtggtgatgtattggttgacctagccaactatagctaggctactcatgatgatgtattggttgacctagccaactatagctaggctactcatgatgatgtattggttgacctagccaactatagctaggctactcatggtgatgtattggttgacctagccaactatagctaggctactcatggtgatgtattggttgacctagccaactatagctaggct of the Salvelinus alpinus chromosome 37, SLU_Salpinus.1, whole genome shotgun sequence genome contains:
- the LOC139565778 gene encoding serine/threonine-protein phosphatase 6 regulatory subunit 2-like isoform X2, translated to MFWKFDLHTTSHIDQLLDREDVTLRELMEEDDVLQECKAQNRRLLLFLSQDHCMTELVNLITTEPPADLEEKSRFKFPNIACELLTSDVSLINDKLGGDESLLETLYHFLEQDPPLNPLLASFFSKTIGNLIARKTEQVISFLRKKDGFIGLVLKHIDASAMMDLLLRLISCVEPAPLRQEVLNWLSEEKLIQRLTELIHTGKDEERQSNASQTLCDIIRLSRDQANQMQENAEADPLLAVLESQESVAGLLKTMFEGERSEASIVNGTQVLLTLLETRRSGLEGLMDLYSQGYERSYTVNSSILHAIEPHLKDFQQLLLNPPKKSAILTTVGLLEEPLGNARLHVARLVAALLQTSVPSVCQELCKLTTMDQLLDLFFKYSWNNFLHFQVELCVASILNHSVPEERPIPGLQNHEEEKHPAGPENQGEAGSEAGEPAKASDPVEETTLHNTLVAHLFQKCRLVQRILDAWEENDQIQAEGGARRGNMGHLTRMANMVVQNLEKGPVQSQISDLIKELPEDCRGRWESFVDETLRETNRRNTVELVSTHNLHSSSEDDDMESPFPNDLSLQQAFSDYQIQQMTANFVDQFGFNDEEFSEHDENINATFDRIAEINFNLDADDNSANATAFEACCKERIRQFDDAEEEEDIWEEKEINYATQVKSRTRFGVSHTSESSSRSSLENGGRERDRGSGSDEENDSRQSASDPCSLEESKDNTPSTPGSQSAICPSWTASFGEAGGNSSSPGPAGWDSPGRSGGDKQEAGWANFTEFQPFSSPEAGPRCSSPVGSSDTDKQVKPGPDKSVIVCPGASPSPGGEWPVGEGRKAPLVASDSSSSGGSDSEEDDKTAAAATETTSSGANKKAEVKSENPIPLEKLSLTDAPKSPPKAQLAADTPPASAPTPQTDNKEDPPQCPEMPAVNGPV
- the LOC139565778 gene encoding serine/threonine-protein phosphatase 6 regulatory subunit 2-like isoform X4, with the protein product MFWKFDLHTTSHIDQLLDREDVTLRELMEEDDVLQECKAQNRRLLLFLSQDHCMTELVNLITTEPPADLEEKSRFKFPNIACELLTSDVSLINDKLGGDESLLETLYHFLEQDPPLNPLLASFFSKTIGNLIARKTEQVISFLRKKDGFIGLVLKHIDASAMMDLLLRLISCVEPAPLRQEVLNWLSEEKLIQRLTELIHTGKDEERQSNASQTLCDIIRLSRDQANQMQENAEADPLLAVLESQESVAGLLKTMFEGERSEASIVNGTQVLLTLLETRRSGLEGLMDLYSQGYERSYTVNSSILHAIEPHLKDFQQLLLNPPKKSAILTTVGLLEEPLGNARLHVARLVAALLQTSVPSVCQELCKLTTMDQLLDLFFKYSWNNFLHFQVELCVASILNHSVPEERPIPGLQNHEEEKHPAGPENQGEAGSEAGEPAKASDPVEETTLHNTLVAHLFQKCRLVQRILDAWEENDQIQAEGGARRGNMGHLTRMANMVVQNLEKGPVQSQISDLIKELPEDCRGRWESFVDETLRETNRRNTVELVSTHNLHSSSEDDDMESPFPNDLSLQQAFSDYQIQQMTANFVDQFGFNDEEFSEHDENINATFDRIAEINFNLDADDNSANATAFEACCKERIRQFDDAEEEEDIWEEKEINYATQVKSRTRFGVSHTSESSSRSSLENGGRERDRGSGSDEENDSRQSASDPCSLEESKDNTPSPSWTASFGEAGGNSSSPGPAGWDSPGRSGGDKQEAGWANFTEFQPFSSPEAGPRCSSPVGSSDTDKQVKPGPDKSAKVIVCPGASPSPGGEWPVGEGRKAPLVASDSSSSGGSDSEEDDKTAAAATETTSSGANKKAEVKSENPIPLEKLSLTDAPKSPPKAQLAADTPPASAPTPQTDNKEDPPQCPEMPAVNGPV